The Malus sylvestris chromosome 12, drMalSylv7.2, whole genome shotgun sequence genome contains a region encoding:
- the LOC126594024 gene encoding rust resistance kinase Lr10-like, translating to MRYPQFINFTLLNCSTTQKLNTGSSYIPITCLSVGHHQVLAVSPSASVTELPFRTCSTLKQLELPLRRVDDGYSTRNDCEPDNVLLLKWKLNSYFPQCQNCTEGTGSCEFNDTSNRMECHPDPIVRDPPQALPFPKAPKPKGCLSTRRSIIVGASLASFVLISAMAAVAVFFYVKQSKRKLEKENQLKVERFLKDHKSHVPTRYSYANIKKMTNGFKKKLGEGSFGSVYSGELPTNGVPVAVKVLSDSKGNGEDFVNEVGTIGRIHHVNVVRLLGFSAEGGKRALIYELMPNGSLENFITYKDRSNNTSFDWQKLHNIVNGTAKGIEYLHQGCDRMILHFDIKPHNILLDHDFNPKISDFGLAKLCSKEDSIISMTAARGTVGYIAPEVFNGNFGSVSHKSDVYSFGMLVLEIVGSRKQPALTSGSSEVYFPELVYNRLVQGEALDLKLDTDEDAQIAKKLVTVAFWCIQWYPVNRPSMKAVVRMLEGGLENLMMPPNPFASTSTQTDQPRTTLSS from the exons ATGCGATATCCCCAGTTCATTAATTTTACGCTCTTGAATTGTTCCACGACACAAAAGTTGAACACGGGGAGCTCCTACATACCAATCACATGTCTTAGTGTCGGACATCATCAAGTTCTGGCTGTTTCGCCATCAGCTTCTGTCACGGAGCTGCCGTTCAGAACTTGCAGTACCTTGAAACAACTAGAGCTTCCGCTACGAAGAGTGGATGATGGCTATAGTACTCGGAATGACTGTGAGCCGGACAATGTTTTACTGCTGAAATGGAAATTAAATAGTTATTTCCCGCAATGTCAAAACTGTACAGAAGGAACAGGATCGTGTGAATTCAATGACACCAGCAACCGGATGGAGTGTCATCCTGACCCTATCGTTCGAGATCCCCCACAAGCGCTACCATTCCCAAAAGCGCCAAAACCAAAAG GTTGTCTATCAACTCGGAGGTCGATTATTGTGGGAGCAAGCTTAGCTTCTTTTGTTCTAATATCGGCAATGGCAGCAGTAGCAGTTTTCTTCTATGTAAAACAATCAAAGAGAAAACTGGAAAAGGAGAATCAACTGAAGGTTGAAAGGTTCCTAAAGGATCACAAATCTCACGTACCAACAAGATACTCCTATGCCAATATTAAAAAGATGACAAATGGATTCAAGAAGAAGTTAGGTGAAGGAAGTTTTGGAAGTGTTTACAGCGGAGAGCTTCCAACTAATGGAGTTCCAGTCGCCGTAAAAGTCCTCAGTGATTCGAAAGGAAACGGAGAAGATTTTGTTAATGAAGTGGGAACCATTGGCAGAATTCACCATGTCAATGTGGTTCGCCTACTTGGGTTTTCTGCTGAAGGAGGCAAGCGTGCGCTTATTTACGAGCTCATGCCAAACGGGTCCCTAGAGAACTTCATCACATATAAAGATCGATCCAACAACACTTCGTTTGATTGGCAGAAACTTCACAACATCGTCAATGGTACAGCGAAGGGAATcgagtatcttcaccaagggtGCGACCGCATGATCCTCCACTTTGATATCAAACCTCATAACATACTGTTAGACCATGATTTCAATCCTAAGATCTCGGATTTTGGTCTTGCTAAACTCTGTTCCAAGGAAGACAGTATCATATCTATGACAGCTGCTAGAGGCACCGTGGGCTACATTGCACCAGAAGTGTTCAATGGGAACTTCGGGAGCGTGTCCCACAAGTCAGATGTGTACAGTTTCGGTATGCTAGTGCTTGAAATTGTTGGATCCAGAAAACAACCTGCTCTTACATCTGGATCCAGTGAGGTCTACTTTCCGGAATTGGTTTACAATCGTCTAGTTCAAGGAGAAGCGTTGGATTTGAAGCTAGATACTGATGAAGATGCTCAGATTGCTAAGAAACTAGTGACTGTGGCATTCTGGTGCATCCAGTGGTACCCGGTGAATCGCCCTTCCATGAAAGCGGTTGTTAGAATGCTAGAAGGAGGCCTTGAAAACTTGATGATGCCACCAAATCCATTTGCTTCCACGAGTACTCAGACAGATCAACCAAGAACAACACTGTCAAGTTAA